From the Sardina pilchardus chromosome 11, fSarPil1.1, whole genome shotgun sequence genome, the window ctttcaagaatctttcccaaatattGGGAAGTCTTCTGGTGGATGGCTTATTAATACCTAGGCTATAACTACCTACACTTTTAAACCCCATCACTCTCAAGATTTCTTCAGTCTCACAATGAGCCAGAGGAATTAGTGTGTAGACTAGGTTTGCATGTTTTTAAAAGCTAGGCTGTAGGTTCAATGTGAATTTAAAACAATGAAGGTGAACACAGCAGAGCTGTGCTTGTAAATAATACCTTGGCTAGAATAGCTAGGCCTACCCATTTGTAGACCTAGACTGTATTTCAGAATATTACTTTAATTGCCATAATATGTagtatagattttttttaaaaaaatgaaagaaataaaaGCATCGTCCTAATGATTAGTCTTATGAATTCCCCATGTAAAGCAGCATAAGCAACGCAGCATTAAGCAAAGTTTTCCCTGTATTGTTCTCAAGTAGGCTAAAACTCCTCGAGTAGGCTGTTCCCTATTTGTCCACACGATGGCGCCCAAGGACTTTCACCGTAAAGAAAACACTGAACCAGCCATTAATGTCTGAACCTTAATACGTTGGACGACCATGAATCCTAAACAATGCGCCAAAATGTTCCCTTTTGAGATTACAAAATATACCTTGTGTACAATGCATGCAGCTTATAACAATATTAATTGCTCTTTTTTCATCTTCACTCATGATTCAGCAAGTTAATACATGTGTTTGTTCTCTTCATTTAAACGCAGAGAAGGGTTTCATTTGACCAACGCGTTTGCTTGATAGCGCTACGCTTACTGCCTTTGGATCAGACACATGTGGCGGTGCAGTTGTGTTTACGATAGCCTATCAACGTTACTACTTACAGAATGGTACTTGGAAAAACTATATTTGCAACAGGACATGATAACTTCATGAGTGTATAGTCAGCGCAATTAGGTAAAAGGTCACTATTCCTAAACACCGAGTAAACCTTTCGGTTCGGGCATGGAGTTGTCTCGGTGTAAATATTTCTGTAACTTTGGCTAGTTGTCATCTGTTTGATAGGACATTGCGAATATAAGTAATGACATACGTCTATATGACCAGTTAAAGCTTATGCTGTTTTTTCCCAGATTGCATTTTTACATGTGTATCCCTCTGGCCTCCTACATAGCGAAGCAAAAATGATGGCTACGAAGGGTATGGAATTGCAGTTGATACCCTGTGACACGCAAGACATAAACACCCAAAGATGCCGAATCGGTCCAAGCCTAATGTCCAGCCTCAGACTTAATATTGGTTCACCTGTCCTTATATCTACACCCGGAGGTGCATGCATATGCACGGCTTGGCCAAGAACTGACCTGGCAGAGGGATATTTTCAGTTTGATACTAAATGTGTTACACCTAATTTCAGACCAATACACAGTCCCTATTCTTTTAACTGTGAAGATATTAGGCCTCTGAGTTGTCAGAAACTGAAACGTATCAAACTAAATGTAGTTGTGAAAAGCAGTGAGTTTAAAAGAAGAGTTCCCCCTCATTTAATTCATGACATTGTGAAGGAAATTCTCGgtggtgtttatgtgcatgAGAAGCACATAATTTCTGTCAATTCCTTTGAGACTGAATTGACCTGCATTCACATTGAAAACGTAAACTCCGGCTCCACTAAGGCAGGTCTTGTCACAGAGAGGACCTGTTTGGAGATAGCAGCTGTCATCACTCTTGCAGAGCATCACAGAAGAATTGCCCAGGAATCTCCAAGGGTATCAATGGGTGGAATGGAGGATGTCTATGCCTCGCTGAAAGAGCTCATTCATTTGCCTCTCTTTTATCCCAACACCCTAAGAAAGCTGGGTGTTTCGTGCCCAAGAGGAGTGCTGCTAGTTGGACCACCAGGTGTAGGAAAGACCATGCTAGTGAGAAGTGTGGCGAAGGAGGTGGGTGCCTCTCTGATAACAATCAACGGGCCTGTGGTCCTTGGATCCAGGCCTGGGGAGAGCGAGGAGAACCTGAGGGCCATGTTCCAACAGGCTCGGGAAGCGGCTGAAGACGGACCCTGTGTCCTGTTCATCGACGAGATAGACTCCCTGTGTCCGAAGAGAGCAGGCTCCTCGAGTGCGCCAGAGAACAGAGTGGTGGCCCAGCTCCTGACATTGATGGACGGCATGGCCAGCAGAGACCACTTTGTGACCATCGGAGCAACAAATCAGCCGGACACGCTGGATCCTGCCCTTAGGAGGCCTGGACGATTCGACAGAGAGGTAGAAATAGAAATCATTGAATGACAGTGGTATATGTGAAATTATGACTTAGTGACCATTATGACTTACTTGGTGACAAACATTTACCTTTCCTCGTGTTCTTTGCAGGTCATCATTGGTGTTCCAACCCTTACACAAAGAAAAGCAATCCTGGAGTATCTGAGTGAAAAGATGCCCATCTCTTGCAGTGTTGATCTGATCGCTCTGGCCGAAGTGACCACTGGGTACGTGGGGGCTGACCTGAGTGCTCTCTGCAGAGAGGCAGCTCTTCAGGCCATCCTCCGCTCGCCTGAGGTACGAGAACCCAACTGTTTTACAGAAGGATATTGATATCACATGCTGAAACTTATTGGATATTAATTGTTTGAGTCATTATGTGTTTTTATGCTACGTTCTAAGGACACAGAGGTGAAAGCCATCGAAATGCAGCACTTCCATGACGCTCTGAAGACAATACAGCCTTCTTGTTTAAGAAGCAGTATTGGGCTGACCGATTACAAACCAATCACCTGGGAACAGATAGGAGGGCTTGATGATGTCAAACTCAAGTTAAAACAGGTGCTCAGTCTTCATTTGTTTGATTTAGCAttcataaaatgtattattttttattcttcttGATGTTTAGAATTAAGCATGAATCAGAAAAGTTTGTTATATTAAATTCCAGAATTTCAAGTTGAATCATCGTGAGTATGTGGTTTTGTCATTGTGCCAGTGTcatttacagtatgcacattttctgttttctttagaGTATTGAATGGCCCATGAAATACCCAGAGTCATTCATTAGACTGGGCCTGTCACGCCCCAAAGGGATACTTCTCTATGGCCCACCAGGATGTGCCAAGACCACGCTGGTCAAAGCTGCCGCCTCCTCCTCGCACTgtgcctttctgtctgtcaaCGGGGCAGACCTCTACTCGCCCTTTGTAGGAGACTCGGAGAAGGCCTTGGCTCAGGTTTGTCTTATTCGCTTACAGCTCAGCCGTATttccgccagatgtatgaaatgcatgtatgtattttCTATATTCAGATTTAACATTTGGAGTAATTACTTGAGTCTCATATTAAAACCCCCCTTGGCAGGattagctacagtatatttccccctctgctggagaaaGTGTGATTAACTGTGGAAAAAAGTAATGATAAAGCACACAAGCTAGCAAAACGGTTAGCATGAGTTCAGCAAAACAATGTGGATGTTACAAGGAAAGAAACACGATTGGAAACGAGTTTCCTGTTTCTCACTTCTCTTACCGGGACGGTAAGTCCCAATGTTGCAAGGTTGGTTTTCGGCCTTGGGACGCTAGGGGAAGCGGGGAAAGTCACCAGTTTCACTGGAACGGATcatttaatcatccaaatgatttctaaaagggtTTATTAAGTTGAAATAGTTGAAATAGTTGCCAAGTTCCCCTTTAAGATACAGTGTCTGTAACAAGCATTCACCATTGCTTCTATGCTAATCCTTAGTGGAAAAAAATACAGATGTCTCAATGAACACAATGACATCAATAACTGGTTAGGTGCTGGGTATGTTTGATTTCCCTTCCTGGTAGCACCCTCTTCTACATTCCACTGTGGGGAGAAGTTCACCTTGTCTAAATATCAATTATATTTCCTTATTAGCAGCC encodes:
- the afg2b gene encoding spermatogenesis-associated protein 5-like protein 1, whose product is MMATKGMELQLIPCDTQDINTQRCRIGPSLMSSLRLNIGSPVLISTPGGACICTAWPRTDLAEGYFQFDTKCVTPNFRPIHSPYSFNCEDIRPLSCQKLKRIKLNVVVKSSEFKRRVPPHLIHDIVKEILGGVYVHEKHIISVNSFETELTCIHIENVNSGSTKAGLVTERTCLEIAAVITLAEHHRRIAQESPRVSMGGMEDVYASLKELIHLPLFYPNTLRKLGVSCPRGVLLVGPPGVGKTMLVRSVAKEVGASLITINGPVVLGSRPGESEENLRAMFQQAREAAEDGPCVLFIDEIDSLCPKRAGSSSAPENRVVAQLLTLMDGMASRDHFVTIGATNQPDTLDPALRRPGRFDREVIIGVPTLTQRKAILEYLSEKMPISCSVDLIALAEVTTGYVGADLSALCREAALQAILRSPEDTEVKAIEMQHFHDALKTIQPSCLRSSIGLTDYKPITWEQIGGLDDVKLKLKQSIEWPMKYPESFIRLGLSRPKGILLYGPPGCAKTTLVKAAASSSHCAFLSVNGADLYSPFVGDSEKALAQLFRQARACAPSIVFLDEVDTLLGSRGDARAPHSVQAQVLSVLLTELDGVGLKTAERRGAQRMMLCESQEHPESQQDHQMEYHEVCNKDVMIVAATNRPDALDSALMRPGRLDRIIYVPPPDYEARLAILRLCTEKMPLDSDVSLEELATQTSLFSGADLENLCKEAALLTLHEQTMDASRIQQKYFVKALQNVKPSLSPLQIESYHHLFT